A stretch of the Pseudanabaena sp. FACHB-2040 genome encodes the following:
- the parA gene encoding ParA family partition ATPase, which produces MAAKIIAVVNQKGGSGKTTTTMQLAGAISRRGKKVLVVDADPQGTATRWAASAEDEDPFPASVVGLSAANEKVHREVKKFIDDYDCILIDCPPAADSPVPQSALLIADLALVPIIPSPLDMWAAVGIRQVINNVSELNETLTARLILNQCQPKTTLAQESLEILPEFGIPLAKANIQHRQVYRQSAVFGQTVHSFGAKAAAAIKEIENLTDEVAAIISL; this is translated from the coding sequence ATGGCAGCTAAAATTATTGCCGTGGTCAATCAAAAAGGTGGCTCTGGCAAAACCACAACCACCATGCAACTTGCTGGTGCTATCTCACGGCGTGGAAAGAAAGTACTGGTTGTAGATGCAGACCCACAGGGAACCGCCACCCGTTGGGCCGCATCTGCTGAGGATGAAGATCCTTTTCCTGCATCGGTTGTCGGGCTGAGCGCAGCGAACGAGAAAGTACATCGTGAAGTCAAAAAGTTCATTGATGACTACGACTGCATTCTGATTGATTGCCCACCTGCCGCTGATTCGCCCGTACCCCAAAGTGCTCTACTCATCGCAGATTTAGCGCTGGTCCCTATCATCCCTTCACCCCTAGATATGTGGGCAGCAGTTGGGATTCGCCAGGTCATCAACAACGTCAGCGAGTTGAACGAAACCTTGACAGCGCGGTTGATTCTAAACCAGTGTCAGCCTAAGACAACACTTGCCCAAGAAAGTTTAGAAATCCTGCCGGAGTTTGGCATTCCTCTGGCCAAGGCGAACATTCAGCATAGACAGGTGTATCGTCAATCGGCTGTGTTTGGTCAAACCGTTCATAGCTTCGGGGCGAAAGCAGCAG